A single window of Nicotiana tomentosiformis chromosome 1, ASM39032v3, whole genome shotgun sequence DNA harbors:
- the LOC104106011 gene encoding B3 domain-containing protein At5g42700-like isoform X4 encodes MEDRNLISVKPVTKRWKEGQQKVGHHKLKPTSYSSASTSTQTHPSPKIKRVQLDRKNMVPKKPRSVKSKAKRVKSNHPRKAESKLKGTNKRTRINDLYDDVEAKFSVMERAERILSSLADEFPSFAKCMLPSNVAHGFWLHLPKSFCNMHLPSHDTTVILVDEWDNEYKTSYLLERNGLSAGWRGFSMSHRLLKGDLLIFRLIEPCKLKVYIIRVNGRDVVDAALCLMNFDALKKSTDLDLAQKDNRKRKKAKRLVEPFYVDFSKPKEYIQNDSHSAVDLNVSPSVHRSETNSEVLDSEVPEGSDVINRLQSNEICCSETSFLHDNPQKSISCR; translated from the exons ATGGAAGATAGGAATTTGATTTCTGTAAAACCTGTGACCAAAAGATGGAAAGAAGGTCAACAAAAAGTAGGACATCATAAACTAAAACCTACTTCATATTCTTCTGCTTCCACATCAACTCAAACTCATCCTTCACCCAAG ATTAAGAGGGTGCAGTTGGATAGGAAAAATATGGTTCCTAAAAAGCCTAGAAGTGTTAAATCTAAGGCGAAGCGA GTGAAATCTAATCATCCCAGAAAGGCTGAGAG TAAACTTAAGGGGACAAATAAGAGGACAAGGATAAATGACCTATATGATGATGTTGAAGCTAAATTTTCTGTTATGGAGCGAGCAGAAAGGATTTTGTCAAGCCTAGCAGATGAATTTCCCAGCTTTGCTAAGTGTATGCTCCCTTCAAATGTTGCTCATGGATTTTGGCTG CATCTTCCAAAGTCATTCTGCAATATGCATTTACCAAGTCATGATACCACCGTCATTTTGGTTGATGAATGGGATAATGAGTACAAGACAAGTTATCTTCTAGAAAGGAATGGTCTAAGTGCTGGTTGGAGAGGATTTTCCATGTCTCACAGATTACTTAAAGGAGATCTTCTGATTTTTCGCTTGATTGAACCTTGCAAATTAAAG GTCTATATAATCCGAGTAAACGGTCGAGACGTAGTAGATGCAGCTCTTTGCCTCATGAATTTTGACGCTTTGAAGAAATCAACAGATCTTG ATCTTGCACAGAAAGATAATAGGAAGCGGAAAAAAGCAAAGCGTTTGGTAGAGCCTTTTTACGTCGATTTTTCTAAACCAAAAGAGTATATTCAGAATGATAGCCATAGTGCCGTTGATTTGAATGTTTCACCTTCAGTGCACCGATCTGAAACTAACAGTGAAGTTCTGGATTCCGAGGTTCCAGAAG GTTCGGATGTTATCAACCGCTTGCAATCTAATGAAATATGTTGCTCTGAAACATCGTTTTTACATGATAATCCTCAAAAGAGCATAAGTTGTAGGTAG
- the LOC104106011 gene encoding B3 domain-containing protein At5g42700-like isoform X2, with protein MEDRNLISVKPVTKRWKEGQQKVGHHKLKPTSYSSASTSTQTHPSPKIKRVQLDRKNMVPKKPRSVKSKAKRVKSNHPRKAESKLKGTNKRTRINDLYDDVEAKFSVMERAERILSSLADEFPSFAKCMLPSNVAHGFWLHLPKSFCNMHLPSHDTTVILVDEWDNEYKTSYLLERNGLSAGWRGFSMSHRLLKGDLLIFRLIEPCKLKVYIIRVNGRDVVDAALCLMNFDALKKSTDLDLAQKDNRKRKKAKRLVEPFYVDFSKPKEYIQNDSHSAVDLNVSPSVHRSETNSEVLDSEVPEGFIAGSDVINRLQSNEICCSETSFLHDNPQKSISCR; from the exons ATGGAAGATAGGAATTTGATTTCTGTAAAACCTGTGACCAAAAGATGGAAAGAAGGTCAACAAAAAGTAGGACATCATAAACTAAAACCTACTTCATATTCTTCTGCTTCCACATCAACTCAAACTCATCCTTCACCCAAG ATTAAGAGGGTGCAGTTGGATAGGAAAAATATGGTTCCTAAAAAGCCTAGAAGTGTTAAATCTAAGGCGAAGCGA GTGAAATCTAATCATCCCAGAAAGGCTGAGAG TAAACTTAAGGGGACAAATAAGAGGACAAGGATAAATGACCTATATGATGATGTTGAAGCTAAATTTTCTGTTATGGAGCGAGCAGAAAGGATTTTGTCAAGCCTAGCAGATGAATTTCCCAGCTTTGCTAAGTGTATGCTCCCTTCAAATGTTGCTCATGGATTTTGGCTG CATCTTCCAAAGTCATTCTGCAATATGCATTTACCAAGTCATGATACCACCGTCATTTTGGTTGATGAATGGGATAATGAGTACAAGACAAGTTATCTTCTAGAAAGGAATGGTCTAAGTGCTGGTTGGAGAGGATTTTCCATGTCTCACAGATTACTTAAAGGAGATCTTCTGATTTTTCGCTTGATTGAACCTTGCAAATTAAAG GTCTATATAATCCGAGTAAACGGTCGAGACGTAGTAGATGCAGCTCTTTGCCTCATGAATTTTGACGCTTTGAAGAAATCAACAGATCTTG ATCTTGCACAGAAAGATAATAGGAAGCGGAAAAAAGCAAAGCGTTTGGTAGAGCCTTTTTACGTCGATTTTTCTAAACCAAAAGAGTATATTCAGAATGATAGCCATAGTGCCGTTGATTTGAATGTTTCACCTTCAGTGCACCGATCTGAAACTAACAGTGAAGTTCTGGATTCCGAGGTTCCAGAAG GGTTCATTGCAGGTTCGGATGTTATCAACCGCTTGCAATCTAATGAAATATGTTGCTCTGAAACATCGTTTTTACATGATAATCCTCAAAAGAGCATAAGTTGTAGGTAG
- the LOC104106011 gene encoding B3 domain-containing protein At5g42700-like isoform X3: MEDRNLISVKPVTKRWKEGQQKVGHHKLKPTSYSSASTSTQTHPSPKIKRVQLDRKNMVPKKPRSVKSKAKRVKSNHPRKAESSKLKGTNKRTRINDLYDDVEAKFSVMERAERILSSLADEFPSFAKCMLPSNVAHGFWLHLPKSFCNMHLPSHDTTVILVDEWDNEYKTSYLLERNGLSAGWRGFSMSHRLLKGDLLIFRLIEPCKLKVYIIRVNGRDVVDAALCLMNFDALKKSTDLDLAQKDNRKRKKAKRLVEPFYVDFSKPKEYIQNDSHSAVDLNVSPSVHRSETNSEVLDSEVPEGSDVINRLQSNEICCSETSFLHDNPQKSISCR, encoded by the exons ATGGAAGATAGGAATTTGATTTCTGTAAAACCTGTGACCAAAAGATGGAAAGAAGGTCAACAAAAAGTAGGACATCATAAACTAAAACCTACTTCATATTCTTCTGCTTCCACATCAACTCAAACTCATCCTTCACCCAAG ATTAAGAGGGTGCAGTTGGATAGGAAAAATATGGTTCCTAAAAAGCCTAGAAGTGTTAAATCTAAGGCGAAGCGA GTGAAATCTAATCATCCCAGAAAGGCTGAGAG CAGTAAACTTAAGGGGACAAATAAGAGGACAAGGATAAATGACCTATATGATGATGTTGAAGCTAAATTTTCTGTTATGGAGCGAGCAGAAAGGATTTTGTCAAGCCTAGCAGATGAATTTCCCAGCTTTGCTAAGTGTATGCTCCCTTCAAATGTTGCTCATGGATTTTGGCTG CATCTTCCAAAGTCATTCTGCAATATGCATTTACCAAGTCATGATACCACCGTCATTTTGGTTGATGAATGGGATAATGAGTACAAGACAAGTTATCTTCTAGAAAGGAATGGTCTAAGTGCTGGTTGGAGAGGATTTTCCATGTCTCACAGATTACTTAAAGGAGATCTTCTGATTTTTCGCTTGATTGAACCTTGCAAATTAAAG GTCTATATAATCCGAGTAAACGGTCGAGACGTAGTAGATGCAGCTCTTTGCCTCATGAATTTTGACGCTTTGAAGAAATCAACAGATCTTG ATCTTGCACAGAAAGATAATAGGAAGCGGAAAAAAGCAAAGCGTTTGGTAGAGCCTTTTTACGTCGATTTTTCTAAACCAAAAGAGTATATTCAGAATGATAGCCATAGTGCCGTTGATTTGAATGTTTCACCTTCAGTGCACCGATCTGAAACTAACAGTGAAGTTCTGGATTCCGAGGTTCCAGAAG GTTCGGATGTTATCAACCGCTTGCAATCTAATGAAATATGTTGCTCTGAAACATCGTTTTTACATGATAATCCTCAAAAGAGCATAAGTTGTAGGTAG
- the LOC104106011 gene encoding B3 domain-containing protein At5g42700-like isoform X1, translating to MEDRNLISVKPVTKRWKEGQQKVGHHKLKPTSYSSASTSTQTHPSPKIKRVQLDRKNMVPKKPRSVKSKAKRVKSNHPRKAESSKLKGTNKRTRINDLYDDVEAKFSVMERAERILSSLADEFPSFAKCMLPSNVAHGFWLHLPKSFCNMHLPSHDTTVILVDEWDNEYKTSYLLERNGLSAGWRGFSMSHRLLKGDLLIFRLIEPCKLKVYIIRVNGRDVVDAALCLMNFDALKKSTDLDLAQKDNRKRKKAKRLVEPFYVDFSKPKEYIQNDSHSAVDLNVSPSVHRSETNSEVLDSEVPEGFIAGSDVINRLQSNEICCSETSFLHDNPQKSISCR from the exons ATGGAAGATAGGAATTTGATTTCTGTAAAACCTGTGACCAAAAGATGGAAAGAAGGTCAACAAAAAGTAGGACATCATAAACTAAAACCTACTTCATATTCTTCTGCTTCCACATCAACTCAAACTCATCCTTCACCCAAG ATTAAGAGGGTGCAGTTGGATAGGAAAAATATGGTTCCTAAAAAGCCTAGAAGTGTTAAATCTAAGGCGAAGCGA GTGAAATCTAATCATCCCAGAAAGGCTGAGAG CAGTAAACTTAAGGGGACAAATAAGAGGACAAGGATAAATGACCTATATGATGATGTTGAAGCTAAATTTTCTGTTATGGAGCGAGCAGAAAGGATTTTGTCAAGCCTAGCAGATGAATTTCCCAGCTTTGCTAAGTGTATGCTCCCTTCAAATGTTGCTCATGGATTTTGGCTG CATCTTCCAAAGTCATTCTGCAATATGCATTTACCAAGTCATGATACCACCGTCATTTTGGTTGATGAATGGGATAATGAGTACAAGACAAGTTATCTTCTAGAAAGGAATGGTCTAAGTGCTGGTTGGAGAGGATTTTCCATGTCTCACAGATTACTTAAAGGAGATCTTCTGATTTTTCGCTTGATTGAACCTTGCAAATTAAAG GTCTATATAATCCGAGTAAACGGTCGAGACGTAGTAGATGCAGCTCTTTGCCTCATGAATTTTGACGCTTTGAAGAAATCAACAGATCTTG ATCTTGCACAGAAAGATAATAGGAAGCGGAAAAAAGCAAAGCGTTTGGTAGAGCCTTTTTACGTCGATTTTTCTAAACCAAAAGAGTATATTCAGAATGATAGCCATAGTGCCGTTGATTTGAATGTTTCACCTTCAGTGCACCGATCTGAAACTAACAGTGAAGTTCTGGATTCCGAGGTTCCAGAAG GGTTCATTGCAGGTTCGGATGTTATCAACCGCTTGCAATCTAATGAAATATGTTGCTCTGAAACATCGTTTTTACATGATAATCCTCAAAAGAGCATAAGTTGTAGGTAG
- the LOC104106009 gene encoding B3 domain-containing protein At3g19184-like: MVESKKKMLAYEESRLKRLEENKKRMEELNLSKLVQAVRTATSPKPSPMKKVKPRVRQEVDRSAVRRSNRVADKPPPNYKEVPIEPLGKPRSYKRRDLLNRVYADDEDRQYAIERAEQLQSEIDADFPSFVKPMLQSHVTGGFWLGLPVHFCNTHLPKRDEFVTLIDENEDEFETKYLALKRGLSGGWRGFAIDHELVDGDALVFQLIESTKFKVYIIRVNQAED; the protein is encoded by the exons ATGGTGGAATCAAAGAAGAAGATGTTAGCGTACGAAGAAAGTCGTTTGAAAAGATTAGAAGAGAACAAGAAGAGAATGGAAGAGCTCAATCTCAGCAAGCTCGTTCAAGCTGTTCGTACTGCTACCAGTCCTAAGCCTTCTCCT ATGAAGAAGGTGAAGCCGAGGGTTCGGCAGGAGGTAGATCGCTCAGCTGTGAGAAGATCCAATCGTGTTGCGGATAAGCCTCCTCCAAACTACAAAGAA GTCCCTATTGAACCTTTGGGAAAGCCAAGGAG CTACAAGAGAAGAGATTTGTTAAACCGGGTGTATGCTGATGACGAAGATAGGCAGTATGCTATAGAAAGAGCAGAGCAGTTACAATCAGAGATAGATGCTGATTTCCCAAGTTTTGTGAAACCTATGCTCCAATCACATGTTACTGGTGGCTTTTGGCTG GGTCTGCCTGTTCATTTTTGCAACACACATCTACCTAAACGTGATGAATTTGTCACCTTGATCGATGAAAATGAAGATGAGTTTGAGACAAAATACCTCGCATTAAAGAGGGGGCTGAGTGGTGGATGGAGGGGTTTCGCCATTGATCATGAATTAGTTGATGGTGATGCACTGGTTTTTCAGTTGATTGAGTCAACAAAATTTAAG GTTTACATCATAAGGGTTAATCAAGCAGAAGATTAG